Proteins found in one Litorihabitans aurantiacus genomic segment:
- a CDS encoding HAD-IIA family hydrolase has translation MTGRDDIQCWLTDMDGVLVHENHALPGAAELLEQWAAEDRPFLVLTNNSIFTPRDLSARLRASGLHVPEEAIWTSALATADFCASQMPGGSAFVIGEAGITTALHEAGFIMTETDPDYVVVGETRNYSFEAITKAIRLIGAGARFIVTNPDATGPSAEGPMPATGAIAALITKATGREPYVVGKPNPMMFRSAMNRIGAHSENTAMIGDRMDTDIVAGIEAGLHTILVLTGISDQAEIDRYPFRPDEVIAGVHELVRHPHGAEHPAG, from the coding sequence GTGACCGGGCGCGACGACATCCAGTGCTGGCTGACCGACATGGACGGTGTGCTCGTCCACGAGAACCACGCCCTTCCGGGCGCGGCCGAGCTGCTCGAGCAGTGGGCCGCCGAGGACCGGCCGTTCCTGGTGCTGACGAACAACTCCATCTTCACGCCGCGCGACCTCAGCGCGCGGCTGCGCGCGTCCGGTCTGCACGTGCCGGAGGAGGCGATCTGGACCTCGGCGCTGGCGACGGCGGACTTCTGCGCCTCGCAGATGCCCGGCGGCTCGGCCTTCGTGATCGGCGAGGCGGGCATCACGACGGCGCTGCACGAGGCCGGTTTCATCATGACCGAGACCGATCCGGACTACGTGGTGGTCGGGGAGACCCGCAACTACTCGTTCGAGGCCATCACGAAGGCGATCCGGCTGATCGGCGCGGGCGCCCGGTTCATCGTCACGAACCCCGACGCGACCGGCCCGTCGGCCGAGGGTCCGATGCCGGCGACCGGCGCGATCGCGGCCCTCATCACGAAGGCGACCGGGCGCGAGCCGTACGTGGTCGGCAAGCCGAACCCGATGATGTTCCGCTCGGCCATGAACCGGATCGGCGCCCACTCGGAGAACACCGCCATGATCGGCGACCGGATGGACACCGACATCGTGGCCGGCATCGAGGCGGGGCTGCACACGATCCTCGTGCTCACCGGGATCAGCGACCAGGCGGAGATCGACCGCTACCCGTTCCGGCCCGACGAGGTCATCGCCGGCGTGCACGAGCTGGTGCGGCACCCGCACGGGGCCGAGCACCCGGCCGGCTGA
- a CDS encoding ABC transporter ATP-binding protein, with translation MRTDVTTDATTPPTPTPLTPTVPARATPAVVLNGLGKQFPGTSIPAVEDVSLVIAPGETICIVGASGCGKSTVLRMLAGFEQPSWGHARVAGVDVRRPGPDRGVVFQDYGLFPWLSVAENVAYGPRQARLPRAEVRERTARVLASVGLERVSDSFPHQLSGGMQQRVAIARVLANEPAVMLMDEPFGALDALTRTEMQHELQRIQREAGITVLFVTHSIEEAVYLGDRVLVMAGGTAHGTPGHVREVVDIDLGPVRDTSSAAFNALERRIDALVHRGNAREDRAA, from the coding sequence GTGAGGACCGACGTGACCACCGACGCGACGACCCCGCCCACTCCGACCCCGCTCACCCCGACCGTGCCCGCCCGGGCGACCCCCGCCGTCGTGCTCAACGGGCTCGGCAAGCAGTTTCCCGGGACCTCCATCCCCGCCGTCGAGGACGTGTCCCTGGTCATCGCGCCCGGGGAGACGATCTGCATCGTGGGCGCCTCCGGGTGCGGGAAGTCGACCGTGCTGCGCATGCTGGCCGGGTTCGAGCAGCCCAGCTGGGGCCACGCTCGGGTGGCCGGCGTCGACGTCCGCCGACCGGGGCCCGACCGCGGTGTGGTCTTCCAGGACTACGGGCTGTTCCCGTGGCTCTCGGTGGCGGAGAACGTCGCCTACGGTCCGCGGCAGGCGCGACTGCCCCGCGCCGAGGTGCGCGAGCGCACCGCCCGGGTGCTGGCGAGCGTGGGGCTCGAGCGCGTCTCGGACTCGTTCCCGCACCAGCTCTCGGGCGGGATGCAGCAGCGCGTGGCGATCGCCCGCGTGCTCGCGAACGAGCCCGCGGTGATGCTGATGGACGAGCCCTTCGGCGCCCTCGACGCGCTCACGCGCACCGAGATGCAGCACGAGCTCCAGCGCATCCAGCGCGAGGCCGGGATCACGGTGCTCTTCGTGACCCACAGCATCGAGGAGGCGGTCTACCTCGGGGACCGTGTGCTCGTCATGGCGGGTGGGACGGCGCACGGGACGCCCGGTCACGTGCGCGAGGTCGTCGACATCGACCTCGGTCCCGTGCGCGACACGTCCTCGGCCGCGTTCAACGCCCTGGAACGCCGGATCGACGCGCTGGTGCACCGAGGGAACGCGCGGGAGGACCGGGCGGCCTGA
- a CDS encoding ABC transporter permease, protein MTATPVTHEPADAVAPGTPAGGAPTASTPPATPTVPRRATPGWLLALPVPAVILLGWHFGAVHGWTLPFGIRMGYLPEPLDVGRRLVDFAVGGIYDDSFSRTLWQHLLASFLRVMQGFLLALVVAVPLGVAMGRSRTVFRMLEPTVNLVRPIPVTAWAPLALLLIGFGDRSTIFLVFLAAAFPILLNTITGVRQVPGRLLEAAAMLGTPPRQALLKVVLPAAAPSIVAGMRIALGLAWVILVVGETVGINTGLGALITQAREQSRTDVIVVGMVVIGLAGFATDRLLMLLLKLGLGRRPILT, encoded by the coding sequence GTGACCGCGACCCCCGTCACGCACGAGCCGGCCGACGCCGTCGCCCCCGGCACCCCCGCGGGCGGAGCGCCCACGGCCTCGACGCCACCGGCGACGCCGACGGTGCCGCGCCGCGCCACACCCGGGTGGCTCCTCGCGCTGCCCGTCCCCGCGGTGATCCTCCTGGGCTGGCACTTCGGCGCCGTGCACGGCTGGACGCTGCCGTTCGGCATCCGGATGGGTTACCTGCCCGAGCCGCTGGACGTGGGCCGCCGCCTGGTGGACTTCGCCGTGGGCGGCATCTACGACGACTCGTTCAGCCGCACGCTGTGGCAGCACCTGCTCGCCTCGTTCCTGCGGGTGATGCAGGGGTTCCTGCTCGCCCTCGTGGTCGCCGTCCCGCTCGGTGTCGCGATGGGGCGCTCGCGCACGGTCTTCCGCATGCTCGAGCCCACGGTCAACCTCGTGCGGCCGATCCCGGTGACGGCGTGGGCGCCCCTCGCGCTCCTGCTCATCGGGTTCGGCGACCGCTCGACCATCTTCCTGGTGTTCCTCGCCGCGGCTTTCCCGATCCTCCTCAACACGATCACCGGCGTGCGCCAGGTGCCGGGTCGCCTGCTGGAGGCGGCGGCCATGCTGGGGACCCCGCCGCGCCAGGCGCTGCTCAAGGTGGTGCTCCCCGCCGCGGCGCCGAGCATCGTGGCCGGAATGCGCATCGCGCTCGGACTCGCGTGGGTGATCCTCGTGGTCGGCGAGACCGTCGGGATCAACACCGGCCTCGGTGCCCTGATCACCCAGGCCCGCGAGCAGTCCCGGACCGACGTGATCGTCGTCGGCATGGTGGTGATCGGCCTCGCGGGGTTCGCCACGGACCGCCTCCTGATGCTCCTGCTCAAGCTCGGCCTCGGCCGGCGCCCCATCCTGACGTGA
- a CDS encoding ABC transporter substrate-binding protein: MKTRPALSALAALALTVVLSSCSVDGGTTSAADDEPGSLTVGTLRAQPHLYTPHFYQQFAPEGTDVEIVLFDTSTDIKNAVVSGSIDVGVTGAASVIAGVSQGEGVTIVASSADGGTRIVADPAIATVEDLRGATVGYPMGATQEILLKRTLEAQGLDPESDVELVNLPFSDMAAALGSGQVDAFISAEVGPSIAIDAGAHELVSAYDTPIQRTNIVLAVATDLVESDPERVQEIVDMHVAATELMADDPQVWADGLVETFSLEPSVVATAIENIWPRWELDADWVAGLQAMNEEMAAFGQTSQEADPEALVDTTFVDASDEG, translated from the coding sequence GTGAAGACTCGCCCCGCCCTCTCAGCCCTCGCCGCCCTCGCCCTCACCGTCGTCCTGAGCTCGTGCTCGGTCGACGGCGGCACCACCAGCGCCGCCGACGACGAGCCCGGCTCGCTCACCGTCGGCACCCTGCGCGCGCAGCCCCACCTGTACACGCCGCACTTCTACCAGCAGTTCGCGCCCGAGGGCACCGACGTCGAGATCGTCCTGTTCGACACCTCCACCGACATCAAGAACGCGGTGGTGTCGGGGTCGATCGACGTCGGCGTGACCGGGGCCGCGTCCGTCATCGCCGGTGTCTCGCAGGGCGAGGGCGTGACGATCGTCGCCTCCTCGGCCGACGGCGGCACCCGGATCGTGGCCGACCCCGCCATCGCGACGGTCGAGGACCTGCGCGGGGCGACGGTCGGGTACCCGATGGGTGCGACGCAGGAGATCCTGCTCAAGCGCACCCTCGAGGCGCAGGGCCTCGACCCCGAGTCCGACGTCGAGCTCGTCAACCTCCCCTTCTCCGACATGGCCGCCGCGCTCGGCTCGGGACAGGTCGACGCGTTCATCTCGGCCGAGGTCGGCCCCTCGATCGCGATCGACGCCGGGGCGCACGAGCTCGTCTCCGCCTACGACACGCCGATCCAGCGCACCAACATCGTGCTCGCGGTCGCGACCGACCTCGTCGAGAGCGACCCCGAGCGCGTGCAGGAGATCGTCGACATGCACGTCGCCGCCACCGAGCTGATGGCCGACGACCCGCAGGTGTGGGCCGACGGCCTGGTCGAGACGTTCTCGCTCGAGCCCTCCGTGGTCGCGACCGCGATCGAGAACATCTGGCCGCGGTGGGAGCTCGACGCCGACTGGGTCGCCGGTCTGCAGGCGATGAACGAGGAGATGGCGGCCTTCGGCCAGACCTCGCAGGAGGCCGACCCCGAGGCGCTGGTCGACACGACCTTCGTCGACGCGAGCGATGAGGGCTGA
- a CDS encoding allophanate hydrolase-related protein: MAAVAVPNTVVPGEGEAGVTLVVPAFHDQVAADLAARFLSAGDGEVHAPLLGQGGVDVAVFGAHLRGQPLNRQLQGLGARYLADVATAPRYRMHLVPGAVERPALVAVAPDDVAAPGTSVPGELWRLPRAAVVDLLLSIRSPLGLGDVELADGTTVLGFIAGTDRTHDDITHHGGWRAYRAATTAS; encoded by the coding sequence ATGGCGGCCGTGGCGGTGCCGAACACCGTCGTGCCGGGGGAGGGCGAGGCGGGTGTCACGCTCGTCGTCCCGGCCTTCCACGACCAGGTCGCCGCCGACCTCGCCGCCCGGTTCCTCTCCGCCGGGGACGGTGAGGTGCACGCCCCGCTGCTCGGCCAGGGCGGGGTGGACGTGGCCGTCTTCGGCGCGCACCTGCGCGGCCAGCCGCTCAACCGCCAGCTCCAGGGCCTCGGCGCCCGGTACCTGGCCGACGTCGCCACGGCGCCGCGCTACCGCATGCACCTCGTGCCGGGGGCGGTCGAGCGGCCGGCGCTCGTCGCCGTCGCGCCCGACGACGTCGCGGCGCCCGGCACGTCCGTCCCGGGCGAGCTGTGGCGCCTGCCGCGCGCCGCCGTCGTCGACCTCCTCCTCTCCATCCGCTCGCCCCTCGGGCTCGGCGACGTCGAGCTCGCCGACGGCACCACCGTCCTCGGCTTCATCGCCGGCACCGACCGCACCCACGACGACATCACCCACCACGGTGGCTGGCGCGCCTACCGCGCCGCGACCACCGCGTCCTGA
- a CDS encoding GntR family transcriptional regulator translates to MDTTPNTTTDADRPARRIPARQRVYEELLTELLTTNVSPFHRFTEENTAERFGASRTPVRDALLRLEADGVLVRRDGALYRYVPSAREFFELYELRVTLETAGLDRALADPTVRHDRAALEAELAVWEERRESTPDPSPRFVLADEQFHVSLLGAAGNSEATRALERVNRRIRPVRMHDYLTPDRMEATVAEHLDILEHVLRGDVAGARELLTWHVGQSQLVVHARAAAVTPFGPSGEDR, encoded by the coding sequence ATGGATACAACGCCGAACACCACGACGGACGCGGATCGCCCCGCGCGCCGGATCCCCGCGCGACAGCGGGTCTACGAGGAGCTGCTGACCGAGCTGCTCACCACGAACGTCTCGCCGTTCCACCGCTTCACGGAGGAGAACACCGCCGAGCGCTTCGGCGCGTCCCGCACCCCCGTGCGCGACGCGCTGCTGCGGCTCGAGGCCGACGGCGTGCTGGTGCGCCGGGACGGCGCGCTCTACCGCTACGTCCCCTCGGCCCGCGAGTTCTTCGAGCTGTACGAGCTGCGGGTCACGCTCGAGACCGCGGGTCTGGACCGTGCGCTGGCCGACCCGACCGTGCGCCACGACCGCGCCGCGCTCGAGGCCGAGCTGGCGGTGTGGGAGGAGCGCCGCGAGTCGACGCCGGACCCCTCGCCCCGGTTCGTGCTCGCGGACGAGCAGTTCCACGTCAGCCTGCTGGGTGCCGCCGGGAACTCCGAGGCCACCCGGGCGCTCGAGCGCGTGAACCGCCGGATCCGGCCGGTGCGCATGCACGACTACCTCACGCCCGACCGCATGGAGGCCACGGTCGCCGAGCACCTCGACATCCTCGAGCACGTGCTGCGCGGCGACGTCGCCGGGGCGCGCGAGCTGCTGACCTGGCACGTGGGCCAGAGCCAGCTGGTCGTGCACGCCCGCGCCGCGGCCGTCACCCCGTTCGGCCCCTCGGGGGAGGACCGATGA